A genomic window from Coffea eugenioides isolate CCC68of unplaced genomic scaffold, Ceug_1.0 ScVebR1_156;HRSCAF=629, whole genome shotgun sequence includes:
- the LOC113755556 gene encoding uncharacterized protein LOC113755556, whose protein sequence is MDHLDRRNSTAGSSAYVPRGMTFFSDLGNIDHDDMEEEDGLERIVTFSEENNNIRLHMRFESKQQLSRAVRMWSINHNREFRVIESKSNTWFAKCKSSIDRHPSTSTAPSYPPCEWCVRAVKKKTHGMWQITKWVNDHNCLGDMIRNNNTSLTASVISRYILRSIEDDPGLKVKNILSSVKENLKVDVSYKKAWYARRKAIELVFGSWEANFAELPQYLDALVQSNPGTVVEWSHHSDSSDRVKTFKYVFWAFGPAIEAFHMCRPVICVDGTHLRGEYKGKLLVAVTQDANNHILPLAYAIVDEETISSWSWFMEQLRYNVALDRHPICVISDRHNGIIYTMTHFDYWAEPLAYHRFCLRHVRSNLMTHFKGLHLRKLCWAMGRARQLRKWRMFRRELRSMFPDAWNYLSAISPEKWCLSHDDGRRWGILTTNISESYNNVLRGARHLPIRACIDMTFHRTVALFKTRREDASHCRNPFPPRIWRRFKYAERKAGTHRVIEFDGPSGVYKVITGRRVDGKGGNTQTIRFFDKTCSCGKWQIYRLPCSHALAVCRNRGDNPGLLVDQQFTKTRWAVQYSGMFNPLPHQDTWLYPGWALQADKSKFITRRAGRVRASRIRNEMDERDPDEPRRCRNCHQTGHNRRNCPNYRP, encoded by the coding sequence ATGGACCACTTGGACAGACGCAATAGCACAGCTGGCAGCTCTGCATATGTGCCAAGAGGAATGACATTTTTCTCCGATCTTGGGAACATAGATCATGATGATATGGAAGAGGAGGATGGATTGGAGCGTATTGTAACATTCAGTGAGGAGAATAATAATATACGTCTTCATATGAGATTTGAGAGTAAGCAGCAGCTCAGCCGAGCAGTTAGGATGTGGTCCATCAATCACAATAGGGAGTTCAGAGTTATTGAGAGTAAGAGTAACACGTGGTTTGCTAAGTGCAAGTCATCAATTGATCGACATCCTTCCACTTCAACCGCGCCATCGTATCCACCATGCGAATGGTGTGTTAGAGCCGTAAAGAAAAAGACTCATGGAATGTGGCAAATTACAAAGTGGGTGAATGACCATAACTGCTTGGGCGACATGATTAGAAATAACAATACAAGCCTGACTGCTTCCGTTATTTCAAGGTACATCCTCCGTAGCATTGAAGATGACCCTGGATTAAAGGTCAAGAACATACTAAGTTCCGTTAAAGAAAACTTGAAGGTTGATGTGTCTTACAAAAAAGCCTGGTACGCGAGACGTAAAGCAATTGAGCTTGTGTTTGGATCTTGGGAAGCGAATTTTGCCGAACTACCACAGTATCTCGATGCACTGGTGCAATCCAATCCAGGCACCGTGGTGGAGTGGTCGCATCATTCGGATAGTTCGGATCGAGTTAAGACCTTTAAGTATGTATTCTGGGCTTTTGGACCGGCTATTGAAGCATTCCACATGTGCAGGCCGGTTATATGCGTTGATGGCACTCATTTGCGTGGCGAATACAAGGGCAAACTCCTTGTTGCAGTCACGCAAGATGCGAACAACCACATTCTGCCACTTGCTTATGCCATAGTTGATGAGGAGACGATTTCCAGTTGGTCGTGGTTTATGGAACAATTAAGATATAATGTGGCACTTGATCGACATCCTATATGTGTCATTTCCGATCGCCACAATGGTATCATCTATACTATGACACACTTTGACTATTGGGCGGAACCTTTAGCCTACCATAGATTTTGCCTGCGACATGTTAGGAGCAATTTGATGACACACTTCAAAGGTTTACACCTTCGTAAGTTGTGTTGGGCAATGGGAAGGGCAAGACAATTGCGCAAGTGGCGGATGTTCAGAAGAGAACTACGGAGCATGTTCCCAGATGCTTGGAATTATCTGTCAGCCATTAGTCCAGAAAAGTGGTGTCTATCTCACGACGATGGCCGTCGGTGGGGTATTCTAACTACCAACATATCCGAAAGCTATAATAATGTCTTGCGCGGGGCACGGCATTTGCCAATTCGTGCATGCATTGACATGACATTTCATCGGACAGTTGCGTTATTCAAGACGAGAAGGGAAGATGCTTCACATTGTCGCAATCCTTTTCCCCCAAGGATATGGCGGCGTTTTAAATATGCTGAGCGGAAGGCAGGCACCCACAGAGTCATTGAGTTCGATGGCCCATCGGGCGTATATAAGGTTATCACAGGGCGGCGCGTCGATGGTAAAGGAGGCAATACGCAAACCATCAGGTTTTTTGATAAGACATGCTCTTGTGGAAAGTGGCAGATATACAGACTTCCTTGTTCACACGCTTTGGCGGTGTGCAGGAATAGAGGTGACAATCCGGGATTGCTTGTGGACCAGCAGTTTACTAAAACAAGGTGGGCGGTCCAGTATTCAGGCATGTTTAACCCATTGCCGCATCAAGATACTTGGCTCTATCCTGGGTGGGCCCTGCAGGCAGACAAGAGCAAATTTATTACACGCCGGGCAGGGCGGGTGCGAGCTAGCAGAATTCGGAATGAGATGGATGAAAGGGATCCAGACGAACCAAGAAGATGTCGAAATTGTCATCAGACGGGTCACAATAGGAGAAATTGTCCGAATTATAGGCCTTGA